The Nitrosomonas sp. sh817 genome includes a window with the following:
- a CDS encoding HU family DNA-binding protein has translation MNKSELIEAIAKSAKISKASAGSALDGALTAIKGALKKNESVTLVGFGTFKVGTRAARTGRNPRTGAAIKIKAAKVPKFSAGKALKDAVN, from the coding sequence ATGAACAAATCCGAACTCATTGAAGCTATCGCAAAATCGGCTAAAATATCCAAAGCCTCCGCAGGCAGCGCATTGGATGGGGCATTAACTGCAATAAAGGGCGCGCTCAAAAAGAACGAAAGTGTCACATTGGTCGGATTTGGGACTTTTAAAGTAGGTACTAGGGCCGCTCGTACAGGCCGTAATCCACGCACAGGCGCTGCTATAAAAATTAAAGCTGCAAAAGTTCCTAAATTCAGTGCTGGCAAAGCACTCAAAGATGCAGTAAACTAG